In one Bifidobacteriaceae bacterium genomic region, the following are encoded:
- a CDS encoding pentapeptide repeat-containing protein, translated as MTDQIDALLNDLFAGLDDLPGVADLRHEIGVDLRERFADLMESGLDQEAALAATAESVGDLRQMLEHLGDDVPAAQGQTGEKAAPGAASAPPGNEPGPGLAAASNFRAVPLKGVDFRGIAMVGADFRRSLLVGSDFGGASLPRAQFKQALLRRVVFDGADLTEADFSAADATGASFANANLTNVRWHTGNLRGMDLRTATLVGTQFKYCSLRGVVFDGNRLEGVAFDAADLTGASMRQCVLNQVSFRHVAKRAIASIAFEDTVMDRLTYTQLLSTGAKPPNGVTVA; from the coding sequence ATGACTGACCAAATCGACGCCCTGTTGAACGACCTGTTCGCGGGCCTGGACGACCTGCCGGGGGTCGCGGACCTCCGCCATGAGATAGGCGTTGACCTCAGGGAACGCTTCGCGGACCTGATGGAATCCGGCCTGGATCAGGAGGCCGCGCTGGCCGCCACGGCCGAATCTGTCGGGGATCTGCGCCAAATGCTGGAACACCTGGGCGACGACGTCCCGGCGGCCCAAGGCCAGACCGGCGAAAAGGCGGCGCCGGGAGCGGCCTCCGCGCCGCCCGGAAACGAGCCGGGGCCGGGGTTGGCCGCCGCCTCGAACTTCCGGGCGGTGCCCTTGAAAGGCGTCGACTTCCGGGGCATCGCCATGGTCGGGGCGGACTTCAGACGCAGCTTGCTGGTCGGTTCGGACTTCGGCGGCGCGAGCCTGCCCCGCGCGCAGTTCAAACAGGCGTTGTTGCGGCGCGTGGTGTTCGACGGCGCCGATCTGACCGAGGCCGACTTTTCCGCGGCCGACGCCACGGGCGCGTCCTTCGCCAACGCCAACTTGACGAATGTGCGCTGGCACACCGGCAACCTCCGGGGCATGGACTTGCGCACCGCGACGCTGGTGGGAACCCAGTTCAAGTACTGCTCGCTGCGCGGCGTGGTCTTCGACGGCAACCGACTGGAAGGGGTGGCCTTCGACGCGGCCGACTTGACGGGGGCCTCCATGCGCCAATGCGTGCTGAACCAAGTCTCCTTCCGCCACGTCGCCAAGCGGGCTATCGCGTCAATCGCCTTCGAGGACACCGTCATGGACCGGCTCACCTACACGCAGTTGCTGTCCACGGGCGCCAAGCCGCCCAACGGCGTCACCGTGGCGTAG
- a CDS encoding Rv3235 family protein has translation MDDHTGLWDGIVPGPVRLAEVESRARFIAGTALTAVHGYPPPARFAPYLTEELFRSLVARARARTVRTGRPGYRGRTYLCRINRRVVEATVVASNHTSIRTVAMRLEQVGGVWRASELLII, from the coding sequence ATGGATGATCACACAGGGCTGTGGGACGGAATTGTGCCGGGGCCCGTCCGCTTGGCGGAAGTGGAGTCGCGTGCCCGCTTTATCGCCGGCACCGCGCTGACCGCCGTCCACGGCTACCCGCCGCCGGCGCGGTTCGCGCCGTACCTGACGGAGGAGCTTTTCCGGTCGCTGGTGGCCCGCGCCAGAGCACGCACCGTGCGCACCGGCCGCCCAGGCTACCGGGGCCGCACCTACCTCTGCCGCATCAACCGAAGGGTCGTCGAGGCCACCGTCGTGGCCAGCAACCACACATCGATCAGAACGGTGGCCATGCGCCTGGAGCAAGTGGGCGGCGTCTGGCGTGCCAGCGAGCTCTTAATCATCTAA
- a CDS encoding PadR family transcriptional regulator, whose protein sequence is MNEALPPDLVRGNIDTMILRTLLRQDRYGYEIAKTIAAASAGEYEPKEATLYSSLRRLETNGFVRAYWGDESLGGRRKYYAVTDAGRAAHAHNKAAWERAKSLLDALL, encoded by the coding sequence ATGAACGAGGCCCTGCCCCCGGACCTGGTCCGGGGCAACATCGACACCATGATCCTGCGGACCTTGCTGCGGCAGGACCGTTACGGGTATGAGATAGCGAAGACGATCGCGGCGGCATCGGCGGGGGAATACGAACCCAAAGAGGCCACCCTGTACTCAAGCTTGCGACGGCTGGAAACCAACGGGTTCGTGCGGGCGTACTGGGGGGACGAGTCGTTGGGGGGGCGCCGCAAGTACTACGCCGTGACCGATGCCGGCCGCGCGGCCCACGCTCACAACAAGGCCGCCTGGGAGCGGGCCAAGAGCCTGCTCGACGCGTTGCTATAG